The proteins below are encoded in one region of Sulfitobacter sp. SK012:
- a CDS encoding helix-turn-helix transcriptional regulator, which produces MSNARIHSRVLKLKTVVETTSLSRATIYVMMGRGEFPKPIRLGRRAVAWRETDVLNLLSSRATVSYPETEQMGAAKL; this is translated from the coding sequence ATGAGCAATGCACGAATACATAGCCGAGTACTAAAACTTAAAACCGTTGTGGAAACTACCAGTCTCTCAAGGGCAACCATTTACGTGATGATGGGGCGCGGCGAATTTCCGAAACCGATCCGCTTAGGTCGCCGTGCGGTCGCTTGGCGCGAAACAGACGTTCTCAACTTGCTGTCTAGCCGCGCAACGGTTTCTTACCCGGAAACTGAGCAAATGGGGGCAGCTAAACTATGA
- a CDS encoding HupE/UreJ family protein, whose product MKFVELGRRPLKLSTVVSAALLCVLLLASGQTAAHFLLNLNTRIIHVEHLSNGLRVYLRLPMPYLVANLVGPDLPEGLPEPAPYTTNIREDGNVVYYLDAKALQADPGGLGDLVADGHQFIGDGVVLQARVETVRVYPGSRQPPFSTLDEARASFQSALYPPEFPVTYVSDTVVDTVLLFTNQGAATSYNVSSSLNPGLPGQEKTANLILDYYPGSVEVFRARGLLDDPIPISRSPWAAAITFIKEGMLHILEGLDHVLFVICLALGAVSFRSLFSRTTGFTIGHSVTLSLGFFGLVPSGAWFIPTIELGIALSIIFAALVAVRQRKGHQPPELTMFAVTAGIGTLHGLGFSFVLHKILQVDSPNIWQSLLSFNIGVEIGQLLIILACWPLFRFLSRLGERGWLVARWGIAAPCIAVAALWTVQRAILVIQNI is encoded by the coding sequence TTCTGCAGCACTGCTGTGCGTCCTGCTGCTGGCATCTGGCCAGACGGCCGCGCATTTTTTGTTGAATCTGAATACGCGCATTATTCATGTCGAACATCTGAGCAATGGCTTGCGGGTCTATCTGCGCCTTCCGATGCCCTATCTTGTTGCCAATCTGGTTGGCCCTGATCTGCCCGAAGGTTTACCAGAACCCGCGCCCTATACGACCAACATCCGAGAGGATGGGAATGTCGTCTATTACCTTGATGCAAAGGCATTGCAGGCTGATCCTGGCGGACTCGGCGATTTGGTGGCGGACGGCCATCAGTTTATCGGCGACGGCGTTGTTTTGCAGGCGCGGGTTGAAACCGTCAGGGTGTACCCCGGATCCCGCCAACCACCATTTTCGACTTTGGATGAAGCCCGCGCTTCGTTTCAGAGCGCGCTTTATCCGCCAGAATTTCCGGTAACCTACGTCAGCGACACGGTTGTCGACACGGTCCTTCTATTCACCAACCAGGGGGCTGCGACATCCTATAATGTGTCCAGTTCGCTCAATCCCGGTTTGCCTGGGCAGGAGAAAACAGCCAATCTAATTCTTGATTATTACCCTGGCAGCGTTGAGGTATTTCGAGCACGCGGTCTGCTGGACGACCCGATTCCAATCTCGAGGTCGCCATGGGCCGCTGCCATCACGTTCATCAAAGAAGGCATGCTCCACATTCTGGAGGGTCTTGACCACGTCTTGTTTGTCATCTGCCTGGCATTGGGTGCCGTGAGTTTCAGAAGCCTGTTTTCTCGTACGACCGGATTTACTATCGGTCACAGTGTAACGCTGAGCCTTGGCTTTTTCGGGCTGGTGCCCTCGGGGGCGTGGTTTATTCCAACAATCGAGTTGGGGATCGCCCTGTCAATCATTTTCGCAGCCCTCGTGGCGGTGAGGCAGAGAAAGGGACACCAACCACCAGAACTAACAATGTTTGCCGTCACAGCCGGAATCGGCACCCTGCACGGTCTGGGGTTTTCGTTTGTGCTGCACAAGATTCTGCAAGTCGATTCCCCTAATATCTGGCAAAGCCTCTTATCGTTCAATATCGGTGTCGAGATTGGTCAGCTTTTGATTATCCTTGCCTGCTGGCCTTTGTTTCGTTTTTTGTCGCGGTTGGGAGAGCGGGGCTGGCTGGTGGCGCGTTGGGGTATAGCTGCGCCTTGCATTGCAGTGGCCGCGCTCTGGACGGTGCAACGTGCGATTCTAGTTATTCAAAATATCTGA